In Flavobacterium enshiense, the genomic stretch GAAAATCACCACGATTTAACAGAGTTTTGTTTGTTCGAAACGAAATAATCACATGAAGAATAAATAAAAAATCCCAAGTTTTGCTTGGGATTTTTTATAGGTACAATTTTGATGCACATTATTTTGCGCGGTCCATATCGCCAATAAATGGTATGGCGTTTTGTGTCTCGGCCATGATTGCTGTTTGTAATCCGTGTTCTAATTGAATAAATTTAGCGGCATCTATCGCTCCAACGGCTTTTTTCATTTTGTCATAATATTTAGAATACAGTTTACCGTAAGCCATATCATTTTTTAAAGATGCTTTTAGGAGCTGGTCGGCTTTCTCATTCGATAACTTCTCATAATTGTTGACGTAGTCATTAATCAGGTCGATTCTTTTTTTACCCAGTTGTTTGCGTTCCTGTTCGTAGGCATCATAGACTTTCCAAAACGCGTCGGCTTGGGATTCTTTTAGCTCCATGTAGGTGTTGACTAATTCTTTTTTAGATTTTCCGTACTTTCCTTGGATGATTTCAATGTCTTCTTTTGCAGTAGATTGAGCAAAAGTTGCCGAGGAAATTACAAACGCCGCAATCAAAAATAATTTTTTCATAGTTGTTTCTTTTATTAGTTAGTAAAACTGACGAAGTGATGGAGTGTAACCATTACCTTCATATTGATTTGTATAAATAGAACTTTTGTTACTTTTATTTGAACCCTTTAGGGAACAGTGTTTTTGTGCTGTTTCAGCATGTAGTAAATTTACTAAAATTTTGATTAAAGTACTGATTTGTATTGCGTTGTAGTGTTGGTTTTGTCGTTTTTTTCTAGTCTTTTGTAGAAAATTTCAGAAACGGTAAATGACTGATGACAATAATTGGATTATTAAGTGCTCATTTCAAAGTTTAATTCGCGTGTAAAAAAAACGACCCAAAAAATGAATTCATTCTTTGAGTCGTTGTATAAAACTACTTTTTTAAAGCGTTTCGTATATTACTAATTGATGTTTGTGAGACAGGTGTTTTAAGGTTTGAATAGTATTTATTGGATTGGGGCTACCGGTTGTTTTATACTTCTTTTCATAGCTTCTAAATACTTTTTCTCTACTGCAGTCCAATTGACAACGTTAAAGAAAGCTGAGATGTATTCGCCACGTCTGCTTTGATATTTCAGATAATAAGCATGCTCCCAAACATCAAGAGCAAGAATCGGAGTCCCTTTCACAGGCATATCCGGCATTAACGGATTGTCTTGGTTAGGAGTGCTGCCAACCACTAATTTTCCGGTTTTGTCAACCACAAGCCATGCCCAACCCGAACCAAATTGTTTACCGGCAGCTTCAACAAGTTGCGACTTAAAAGTGTCATAAGAACCAAAATCCCTGTTGATTGCTGCAGCCAAGCTGTCTTTTGGCTGTCCGCCTGCTTTCGGGGCCATGATTTCCCAATATAAATTATGGTTATAATAGCCGCCTGCATTGTTACGAATGGCCATGTTGTTTGGATCTGAACTTTTTAGGATATCCTCCAGACTCCATTTTTCATAATCTGTGCCGGCGATGGCCTTGTTTAAATTGTTGCAATAGCTTAAATGATGGCGCGAATAATGAATTTCCATTGTTTTTCCGTCGATATAAGGCTCTAATGCGTTGTAGGCGTAAGTTAGTCCGCGCATTTTGAATTTTCCTTTCTCGGCTTTTACTTCGGCCGGATTTCCGTATACGGATTGTGTTTCCTGTGCCTCAGGTTCCGGAATCTGAATTACTTCTTCAAGTTTGTTTTTTTGACGGCAAGAAAAAAGAGCTACAAAAGCGAAACTAATAAGAGCTAATTTATATGTTTTCATGGATGATATGTATTAAAAGAAAAAACGAAATCTGTTTACAAATTTCGTTCTTTCAATAGTTTGTTGATAATCTCGATATATTTTTTTTTTGCTTCGTCTGTTGTAAGATGGTTTACCTGCATCCATGCGTTGAGTTTGAAAGCACTTCGCAGGTTTTGCGATTCCTGACGGAAATAAAAACGAGCAGAATCATCAGTTGTAGCCTGTTTGTAAAGTCCATATAGAATCAACTGCATATCTATCGGGACAGAAGCTTGCGGGATTAATTGGGCGTTTTTAAAAGCCTCATCAAATAAGATGTCTAAATTTTTTCCCATTTATTGTTTGATAGCAATAATTGTTTTTGCGCCAATTGCTTTCTCGTTAAGTTTTACATTAACTTGAGTACCTAAAGGTAAGTATATATCCACTCTCGAACCAAATTTTATGAAACCTGCGTCCGTTCCCTGAACCACCTGCATGCCTTCTTTAGCATAGTTTACTATACGGCGTGCCAAAGCTCCTGCAATCTGACGGTAGAGAATCTCTCCGAAAACTCGGTTTTCCACAACCACAGTGGTTCTTTCGTTTTCTTCACTCGCTTTCGGGTGCCATGCAACCAAATATTTACCAGGATGGTATTTACTGTATTTTACTAATCCGTTTACGGCATAACGGGTTACGTGAACGTTTATCGGTGACATGAAGATGGAAACCATCAAACGTTTGTCTTTAAAATATTCCGGTTCGTAAACTTCTTCTATAACCACCACTTTTCCGTCAACCGGAGCCAGTACATGATTGTCATTAATGGCTGTAATACGTTTTGGGTTTCTGAAAAACTGCAAAATCATTACAAGCATGAATAATGTAAAAATTTGTATGGCCATTTTTAGCCAAGGGTTTGCTACAAGATAATCCGCTCCAAAAATGATTACCGTGGCAGCAATTGTAGCTCCCAGAATAATTTTAGCGCCTTCTTTATGAAATTGTATGAACATAGTTTAAAATTTGATAAAATAAATAAAGAAATGGTATTGCAAATATAACACTATCTAGCCGATCTAGGATGCCTCCATGCCCGGGCATTATCGTCCCGCTGTCTTTTACACCAGCTTTTCGTTTGAATCTAGATTCGATCAAATCGCCTATAGTTCCGAAAAAGCCAACAATCAATCCTGTACATACCCAAATGGCAGGAGTGAAGAAAGTAAAGAAATAACTTAGAATGTAACTCCCAATCATTGTGAATACTAATCCGCCAATGAATCCTTCAATGGTTTTTTTAGGTGAAATACGTTCAAAAAGTTTGTTTTTTCCAATCAGTTTTCCAACGATATAGGCAAAAGTGTCATTGGTCCAAATCAGTATAAAAACTCCAATAATAATCTTTGGATTAAAATGAACACCTATAAAGGGTATTTTCATTAGTAAAACAAAAGGAATGATAATATAGCCAAACAGGTTTACATATTTTGACATTTTGTCTGTCTTTGGTATGCTGCTTTCTGAAAACAAATCCGCAATTAAATTTACGGATACAAAGAGCGCTGCGAGACAAAGTAAGATATCGGTATGGAGATTATTCTTAGGAGAATAGAAAAACAGAATGTAGCTTACCAGAGCCAGTAAAATAGGCAGGTTTTGTCTTAAATGGATTAATTTGCTGAATTCGGAAACCGTAATAAGCATAAATAACCCGAAAAGAAGCATAAAGCTGTATTCGGAGTATAAAGTCGCTGAAACGAGAAGTACAATATAAAGTAAACCAGAAATGGTTCGGGTTACATTTTCATGCATGCTATAAATCTTCTAGAAGCAGCAAATATAAGTTTTTCGGACAACTTCCGTACTGTAAGAAGTCTTCTTCTTTTGCTTTTTCGAAATATTTAAAAGTGGTGATGTTTGTAGGGTACTCTTTATCGTACCTTTTTTTGATTTCACGTAAACCATCACTTTTGTTGCCAATTATCTGGCTTGTAGTAGCAAGAATCACAATGTGTGAAGGCAAATCATTGGGTTTGTACTGTTTGATTTGATTTGAAGAAAACAAAATTGAACCTTCGTCGGCAATCAGATTTTCGCAGGAAGCCAATAAAAAAATCGGGTTTTTAGGATTTTTATAGTTTAGCTTGTTTTCGTCAAGAAGGCTGAAAAGTTTTGATTCTAAACACATTGCTTCTTTTTCAAACCAGTCGTTTTCCTCTAAAATACTCTCAAAGTTATCATGTACTTCAGGCAAGTTTTCGCAATAGAGAAATTTGCCTCCATTTTTTTTGAAGTTATAGGTGAAAAGTTCGTCTATTGGCATTTTAGGTTCCGGATGATAAGGACTCATGTTTTCTTCCTTATCTTCACTGGATCCTTCCGAAGCGGCGCCAAAAAATTTTCTGAATAGATTCATAAACTATCTAAAATCTCGAAATTTTGTGTTTGAGAACACTCAAAGATAAAAAAATCTTAATTCAATAAAGCAATCGAATTAAGATTTTTATAATATTTTATTAAAATAAATTACTGCATTTCTGTAATTGGTTCACTCTCTGTTTTTTCGAATGGACGTTTTCCGAAGATTGTTTCCAGGTCATCTTTAAAAATAACCTCTTTTTCAATTAAAATATCTGCCAACTGAACCAATTTGTCCTGGTTTTCTTTCAGAATCTGAATCGCTCTTTGGTACTGACTTTCGATTAATTCGGAAATCTCTTTGTCGATGACACGAGCTGTCTCTTCAGAGTATGGTTTTGAGAAGCTATAATCGCTTTGACCTGATGAATCATAGTAGGTGACATTTCCTAATTTGTCGTTCAAACCATAGACGGTAACCATGGCGCGAGCCTGTTTGGTTACTTTTTCCAAATCGCTTAATGCTCCGGTTGAAATTTTATTGAAAATTACTTTTTCGGCAGCACGCCCACCCATTGTGGCACACATTTCATCAAGCATTTGTTCCGGATGAACGATTAAACGCTCTTCAGGTAAATACCATGCAGCTCCCAAACTTTGTCCTCGTGGAACAATAGTGACTTTTACGAGCGGGGCAGCGTGTTCCAGCATCCAGCTGACAGTGGCATGACCAGCTTCGTGAATAGCGATAGCACGTTTTTCTGCCGGGGTAACAATTTTATTTTTCTTTTCTAATCCACCGACAATTCGGTCAACGGCATCAAGAAAATCCTGTTTGTCTACAGATTTTTTACCTTTTCGTGCAGCAATCAATGCAGATTCGTTACAAACGTTGGCAATATCAGCTCCTGAAAAACCAGGTGTTTGTTTTGCTAAAAATTCAGTATCCAATTCCTCTGATTTTTTCAAAGGTTTTAAGTGTACTTCGAATATTTCTTTACGTTCACGAATATCCGGTAAGTCTACATAAATCTGCCTGTCAAAACGTCCGGCACGCATTAATGCCTTGTCTAAAACATCGGCACGGTTGGTAGCAGCCAATACAATTACGTGTGTATTTGTGCCGAAACCGTCCATTTCAGTTAAAAGCTGATTCAAGGTGTTTTCACGCTCATCGTTTGAGCCTGAGATGTTGTTTTTGCCACGGGCACGTCCTACAGCATCAATCTCGTCAATGAAAATGATTGCTGGGGATTTTTCTTTTGCCTGTTTGAACAAATCGCGGACACGAGAAGCTCCAACACCAACAAACATTTCTACGAAATCGGAACCTGAAAGTGAAAAGAATGGCACCTGAGCTTCACCGGCAACGGCTTTAGCTAATAAGGTTTTTCCGGTTCCAGGAGGTCCTACCAATAATGCTCCTTTAGGGATTTTACCTCCAATTTCAGTATATTTTTCAGGGTTTTTAAGGAATTCAACTATTTCCTGAATCTCTTCTTTTGCACCTTCTAAACCGGCAACGTCTTTGAAAGTCGTCTTAACGTCTGTTTTTTCGTCAAAGAGTTTGGCTTTTGATTTTCCGATTGAAAAAATCTGGCCTCCACCACCTCCGGCTCCTCCGCCTGACATCCTGCGCATCATGAAGATCCAGAATGCGATAATGATTATCAAAGGAAGGAAATTGATTAAAACATCCCCCCAATTGCTTTCAGGTTCGGAAGAATAATCACTTAGTTTTCCGGTTGTACGGGCCTCGTCCAATTTCTTTTGGAACAATTCGGGATTTCCGATGTCCAAACTATAGTGCGGACCAATATTTTCTTTGCCTAACAGTGTC encodes the following:
- the ftsH gene encoding ATP-dependent zinc metalloprotease FtsH, with translation MSKDKKNNPTKIKISPWIIYGAVLLILVTIQLVSSGSSFQEVRPTSLSKFYQYLDSNQVEKVVFNKTTAQVYLKKEALKSKTHSKIEKKTLLGKENIGPHYSLDIGNPELFQKKLDEARTTGKLSDYSSEPESNWGDVLINFLPLIIIIAFWIFMMRRMSGGGAGGGGGQIFSIGKSKAKLFDEKTDVKTTFKDVAGLEGAKEEIQEIVEFLKNPEKYTEIGGKIPKGALLVGPPGTGKTLLAKAVAGEAQVPFFSLSGSDFVEMFVGVGASRVRDLFKQAKEKSPAIIFIDEIDAVGRARGKNNISGSNDERENTLNQLLTEMDGFGTNTHVIVLAATNRADVLDKALMRAGRFDRQIYVDLPDIRERKEIFEVHLKPLKKSEELDTEFLAKQTPGFSGADIANVCNESALIAARKGKKSVDKQDFLDAVDRIVGGLEKKNKIVTPAEKRAIAIHEAGHATVSWMLEHAAPLVKVTIVPRGQSLGAAWYLPEERLIVHPEQMLDEMCATMGGRAAEKVIFNKISTGALSDLEKVTKQARAMVTVYGLNDKLGNVTYYDSSGQSDYSFSKPYSEETARVIDKEISELIESQYQRAIQILKENQDKLVQLADILIEKEVIFKDDLETIFGKRPFEKTESEPITEMQ
- a CDS encoding phosphatidylserine decarboxylase family protein, translating into MFIQFHKEGAKIILGATIAATVIIFGADYLVANPWLKMAIQIFTLFMLVMILQFFRNPKRITAINDNHVLAPVDGKVVVIEEVYEPEYFKDKRLMVSIFMSPINVHVTRYAVNGLVKYSKYHPGKYLVAWHPKASEENERTTVVVENRVFGEILYRQIAGALARRIVNYAKEGMQVVQGTDAGFIKFGSRVDIYLPLGTQVNVKLNEKAIGAKTIIAIKQ
- a CDS encoding superoxide dismutase, with the protein product MKTYKLALISFAFVALFSCRQKNKLEEVIQIPEPEAQETQSVYGNPAEVKAEKGKFKMRGLTYAYNALEPYIDGKTMEIHYSRHHLSYCNNLNKAIAGTDYEKWSLEDILKSSDPNNMAIRNNAGGYYNHNLYWEIMAPKAGGQPKDSLAAAINRDFGSYDTFKSQLVEAAGKQFGSGWAWLVVDKTGKLVVGSTPNQDNPLMPDMPVKGTPILALDVWEHAYYLKYQSRRGEYISAFFNVVNWTAVEKKYLEAMKRSIKQPVAPIQ
- a CDS encoding lactate utilization protein B/C codes for the protein MNLFRKFFGAASEGSSEDKEENMSPYHPEPKMPIDELFTYNFKKNGGKFLYCENLPEVHDNFESILEENDWFEKEAMCLESKLFSLLDENKLNYKNPKNPIFLLASCENLIADEGSILFSSNQIKQYKPNDLPSHIVILATTSQIIGNKSDGLREIKKRYDKEYPTNITTFKYFEKAKEEDFLQYGSCPKNLYLLLLEDL
- a CDS encoding acyl-CoA-binding protein — encoded protein: MGKNLDILFDEAFKNAQLIPQASVPIDMQLILYGLYKQATTDDSARFYFRQESQNLRSAFKLNAWMQVNHLTTDEAKKKYIEIINKLLKERNL
- a CDS encoding phosphatidate cytidylyltransferase; translated protein: MHENVTRTISGLLYIVLLVSATLYSEYSFMLLFGLFMLITVSEFSKLIHLRQNLPILLALVSYILFFYSPKNNLHTDILLCLAALFVSVNLIADLFSESSIPKTDKMSKYVNLFGYIIIPFVLLMKIPFIGVHFNPKIIIGVFILIWTNDTFAYIVGKLIGKNKLFERISPKKTIEGFIGGLVFTMIGSYILSYFFTFFTPAIWVCTGLIVGFFGTIGDLIESRFKRKAGVKDSGTIMPGHGGILDRLDSVIFAIPFLYLFYQILNYVHTIS